The Paroedura picta isolate Pp20150507F chromosome 2, Ppicta_v3.0, whole genome shotgun sequence sequence ATCTGAGTGTTCTTGGGTCACAGTGCTGTTACTCCTCCTCAGTTAGAGACTAATAAATTTCACATCCAGCAACCTGATTAGTGGCCTTATTTGTGTGGGCAGTGGGACAAATGGACCAATGATGCAAACAGCAATGCCTCACAACAATCAAGGGCTGAATCTCACTGATCCGTTCTCTTAACAATCGTTGTTCCCCTTAATCCCAAGAGCCTCTTACATCAACAGGAAGTTTCTTGTGTTAGAGGAAACAGTCACCATTAACAGAATGGATTCCTGGGATTCAGTCTTGCTATGAAGATACCTGGTGATAAGAGCTAAGAACAAAGGCAAACCTCTTTCACTTACACTCACCCACCTACTCTGCCTCTATGAATTCTGATGCTTCAAGTATATTCATTAAAATGTGGTGTTTTTAGCCGATTCATAGAACTTTGTTTCCAATCTTCAACCCATTTTACCAAGGAGACAATACAGGAATGTTCAACTTGTTCGATTTCCTGAACTCCTTTGACTGGGAGCAGAAGCCCTGAGAGAATGCTTTGACAAAATGATGAATCATGAATCATTACGACCCTTTGAGATGTCTCTAGCAGAAATAAACAAAATAGTTTCTACAAACATCCACCATGTCCCCTAGAAGCTAGGATAATAACCTTTGATTAACAGTATCAAAACCCACATCAGGGTCTAATACAATCATGCACAATTTTTCTTTGTTTATCTCTACTTGTTGAATATAGACCAAAAGCATAATCAGGTTAAGAATGAACAGTATTAAAAGAACCCCAGAACTCCCAGATGCACTGGAGTTTTCAGAATGAACCatctactccagtggtccccaacctttttatcaccggggaccactcaacgccggggaccactcaatgccttttactgaggcccggtgggggggggtagtttactcctctactctcaaccactgccctgacgctctctgatcgctatggtaatgtttaaacatcccatcaaaataagatacagacacgccacaacaatgaagtgtgttgtaaagggctgggggggatgaagtaaagggccggagggggggggagaaggcgtcctttggggtccacctccaattagtcgaaggaccacatgtggtccgtgacccacaggttggggatcgctaatctactcCATTCAATAAGAGCACTAGGAAAGCAGGCATCAGAGAAATCTGTGGTAGGAGTTTATCATTTTTTGCTTAAATGGGCGTCTtgattatttttggatttttatttctgCCGCTCCTGAGGACTGGCTCGTGGAGGGTTACAATAATAGTCTATCAACACTAAAGCCCCagtaaaaccccactaaaaacagttacaggacataaaaatacaaacatacaaGATAAAACATGGCGGTGTACCTCATTTACCCATCCTCCTAACTTAACACCCCacatgggaggtgaaagggagcCATAGCCAATCCCATAGATGTTCACTAGGGCAAGCGGCTTCttagtggggcgggggggggggagggggctaactGATCTCTCTGCTCTGGCCTccaccataaacctggtggaagagctctgtcttgcaggccctgtggagctcattccaccaggtagggaccaggactaaaaaggccctggccccagtcaaggccaggcgagcttctctggggctgggaatgattGGAACTCGCAGAGTGCAAAgccttgcagggggcataggacaaCAGAAGGTCCCTCAGGAATGTGGGTCCCAgcctgcaaagggccttaaatgttaaaaccaaaaccctgaacagGATctaggctgcaactggcaactaatgcaactgcctcagcacagcctggatgtgggccctccaaggggtTCCTGTGAGGAACCTAGCAGCCGCAATCTGTACCAGTTgccatttccagatcaaggccaagggcagacctgagtagagcgagttacagaaatctatcctggaggtgactgttgcatggatcaccatggctaggtgttcagaggccagatagggcactagtagccgtgccTGGTGAAAGCGGAAAAATGCTGGGCTATTTTGACCTGTGTTTCCAGTCAGTGAGGCATctaagttcctggcctggggtgcggTGGTAAGTTGTGTCCTGGCCAGGACAGGTAAGCTCACTccctaaccacaggacctctgtcttggaggggttgagtttcagatgactctgctcaagccatcaaGCTACAGTTTCCAAAAATCTAGCAAATGGTTCTGGGAGGagtccatccatgaggagatagagctgggtgtcatcggcatattgacagcccagcccaaagctccagaccagctgtgccagaggatgCGTGAAGATGTTAAAGAGAGATGTTAAAGAGTGTTCAACTCAATAAAAGACCTCCTGACTGGCTTTCGTTGGACCAGTTCCTTTGTCTACTGGCCATCCCAGAGGCATTTACCTGCCATTCTCTTTGCACACTATTACCTCTCAAaattattttctgcattttctgTTGAAATTGTTATCATACTTAACTCCAAAGCACACAACTGAAGAGTCTCAGCTGGGCCTACAGTTAACTCACATGCAAacatctagatcaggctttctcaaccaaggtttcatgaattattatttttaaaaattaaacctttaccaggtgatatgaccatatatggccatactGACctacccttccctcccaaaatggcctggaggggctgggaagaggaggggccctgggtgggcatgtccacagctctgcttcccaaccatattcggcaccatctcatcacttctggggtttcttgaagcctgaagaatgtttcaggaggttctcaatgattaaaaaaagtggagaaaggccgTTTTAGATTCCGTGCCTCAAAGCGCAAGATATACAAAATCCACTCAGATGTGATTACAAATTAAAGGACtgttcattgttttatttttatagatatacatatatataaaattccTAACAGCCAAATGGATTCCATTGTTATCTGTGTCCATACTGGTAAAACACTGTGCTGTATACAAACAAGATTTCTCACACCCAAGATGACTGACAGTTCATTTTACATAGAGATAATTTATAATATCTGCAATTGTTAGATCTATACACAATGTACAAAGTTACCTATGTCCAACCTATTTGTTACCAGAGGTAGGGAGAGAACAGAGAGgggtggcagaagaggggaagtgTTCTTTTGCATATAAAAATCCCAAGAACATGTGCTTGGATCCTGAGAATACTGCATCAGTTGCATAACAATATACTTTTCCCTTTTTGTATACAAGGAATGCATGCAAAAATAGAACTGTATAGAATTATTGATGAAAAAAGCAAATATGGTTGCCCATATTAAGCACTGCACATCTTAGTATGAAAGGTAACCCAGAAGGGTCAATGTTGGCCAAAGTTCCAGCATCTGGGAAATATTATTTTGGCAAGTCAGAGTTAACACTTCAAGAGCAATGAGATCTCATCTTTTACACAGGAATAAAAAAATAcgcatttgaaaaaaatatagtcAAGATACTACATAGGTTAAGTTTCACAGTTTTTGCTATTGCACACCTTGGCAAAATTATTTTGGAATCCGTGCACTGCAGCAAAAAACCCTAAAGAGTAAACATGcagaactttttttaaaaaagagaatttaCACCTTGATGTTTTAATTGGcttcatttacaaaaaaaaaaataataataataataaaaaaaaaaacatctcactAATCCATAAGACAGGAGTTCAACTCAAATAAGAATCCAGGACTCGAGATCCAATCCTGTAAGTCCATTTCTGAAATAATGAGCTTCTTGAATTATTAAACCGTGCTTTCCTGGGCTGATGATGATCTCCAACGGGACTGCAGATTCTTCATAATGCAGTTTGTCATGTGATGCAGTTTCTCTTGCATTTCAAAAAGTTCGCTGCCTGAATAGCTGTGGAGGTTTTCTGAGGTAAGCTGAGCAGCAAGGACATTGATCTGGGAAAAGAGGTCTGAGGGCGGCTGTGCGTCTTCACTGGCAGTCGCGGGCTCTCTCAAGTCTAGGAAGAAGAGGAAATGACGTTGGCATGAGGAACAAAATCACTGCGTGTCTCAGTGACAACATAGCTGCTGTcctcttatatgcaacttttgtCCCATAATGTGTCATCGAGTCCTAGTTAAATTGTTGTAACCTCGTAAAGTCATATAGAGGGGGTTTGCTACTGCCTGTCTCTGTaagggacttccttggaggtctcgcaTGCAGATGCTGGCTAAATTTCTGAGATTGGACGAGAACAGGCTAGCCTTGTCTATCATACCCCTCCAACTAATACCAGGAGAGCAGGAAGAGCCCTTTTTCATTCCCCacattccccaaaggagtcccaaagtggcttcctcttcccacaacaatcaccctgtgaggcaagtgaagctgagagaacagctgaaatttttggaaattctgaaatgttttcaggtccaatagacccaaactgaaaattcccacttaaaaaaaaaattgcacaccctAATCAGAACTCCCTCCACTTGCTCAGTCCACGGAAGAGCTCACACCAGAAAGTGTGAGCTCTTTTAACACCCCGCTAGAGCACTTGACACCTGACTGTACATACTGCACTGTTTTCAAAACAGAGCTTGCATTACAGTCCTTGCACAGACGCCCTGTGACAATGCTTAATATTTACCTGCTGGAACTTTCTCTTCATCCGAAGAAAAGGGTTTCTCGTCTGTGCCATTGACGGGCTTCTCTGTGTCCTCCAGAGCACCTATTTCCTCAAATCCACGATATTTTAGCTGCTAATTTTAAAGACAAACAGCGTTTTTCCATTTTGTTGCGATTTTTGCTGTGGGAATCTACCTCTAAGATTGCAGAGGATACATTTTGTATGCTCAAATAAAATAGCAAAAGACACCGCTGAGACACAAATACTCCCAAGTCTAAAGCATTTTTGTGTTAGCAGCAATTGTATTGAAATTTCAAATTCCATGTTTTTTGGGAAGAAATTAAAACTCAAATCTAACAGTAGTGTCCGCACCCTCACTCCACATTTCGTAAAAAAAGATTTCCGTACAGTCGCCATCATAGTACCAATAAGCTTACCTGTTGTTCATGATATCCTTTAAGAGCTCTTCGAACATTGAAGACCTTGGGAGAACGAATGGGAAGCGTTTTGATCTCGGCTGCGGTCAGAGAACTCAAGTCACCCACTGTTCGGATGTTCTTCGCTCGAATGAGCTGTCCCAACCCTCTTGCCCTTCAATGCGAGAAAAGCAGAAGAGGGGAAAACGTTAGATGGGCTTTGCCCCCACCTTTACAAATATTGTGTTACCAGGTATGTATACTAAAATAATTTGATCCATTGCTAAAAATGCTCCTTCTGTTCTTTGCTGCTAGTAAACACACTGCTATCCTGAAAACATGTAAACCTATGCCTATTATTATCCCATATTACATTCTGTGTGGCTGAAGTTCGTGAGACTTCATTGTTGCGGCAATGAAGTCCCACCGACTTCAGCCATAGAGTGTGGTACGTGATAATAGCAGGGATAGGTTTTTGTATTTTTGGTggagcactgtcagggctgtaaaaggtaaaggtatcccctgtgcaagcaccgggtcatgtctgacccttggggtgacgccctctagcgttttcttggcagactcaatacgttttcatggcagcctctgCAGCCCATCCCACCTCACATCAGCTCTGCCGGCCCAGCTGGAGCACAGTGGTCCTTCCCGGGACCCTCTGGTGCTGCTATTGTTAGGGCAGCCTTCTGACTTGAAGCTTTGAGTCGATCAGCCTTGTCTGTGCTTCCTCTCATGATCACAGGAGCTTGATGCGGCCAATCTCCGGTGCCCAAAGCTTTGAGTAGGAGGGGCCtgcccaagaagaaaaaaaatgcctttctttCCCTCATGAGGAGCCCAcagtctcttcctcctccatatCAAGGGTGCAGTAACTCTCCTTTTAAAAAGTAACTACTACTATTTTTTTAAGTGGAGCCAGGTTGGAGCTTCCTGCCACAGTTTCAAGGCTATCCAGATTGGTGGGCTCAGCTGATCCAAGGAGAGGAGACTTGCAaaaatttgcatagccctgcctggagttCATGGAGGCGTGACATAACCCCACCGAAAGAGAATGTGCCAACAGCCCACTTTCTATTCTCGTGAGAGCTGCAAGGCTAGATTCAAAATTCCATCTAGATAATACACCAAGAGTGTACCATACTcaggtgtttgtttttctttctgggaGTGTTAAAAGTATAACCCTCCTGTGAATAAGTACCTTAAGAAATGGGTGACAAAATATTAGCCACAAACATCCGTGAATCAAACTTGGTGCTTACAACTCACCAAATATTTGATGTAATCTGAGGCAAAATGGTGTCGACAGGGGCCTTGCAACCCTGCAGTGCTGGATAGATGCTTTCTGTAGGAGGCGGTAGAGTTTCTTTCACCATTTCATTGATCTTGAACAACAAAGAAAATGATTAAATTTGACTAAGTTTCAAGAGCTgaatacaggaaaaaaagtagAGAATACATAAAACTGAAGCAAGTCTTACTAAACACTTCTTTGAGCTCTTATATTTATGGCTACGAGATCCTGGGGAGAGGGATCCTTTGGTTGGAGTGGTAATAGGCTGGataggaaaagaggaaaaaaggtcTCTCAGGATCACAGGAATACACTAAAACCCTATGATTAAACCTTACTGAAATCCTAAAACTAAAATGAAACCTGCTAATCTAGAAACAGGGCAATGCCTAAGAGTTTAAGACAGAATGGGGTTCACGCCCAACAGAAGCAGCTTTTAAAACTAGCTCAGCAGACTGTTTCTATAAACTGCACATAGCCTTTAAAATTTACCTCCATGGATTTTGAGATTAAGCCTATATGCTTGGAGCCAAAGATGATCATATGCCAGAAAAAACATTTCTGTACACACATAGTTGAATATCTGGttacttcttcttcctccttccttcctgtgccGCATCACACACCACTCTGGAACTCCTGCACTTTAGCACAGGAATTTTTTGGAGGGCAcagggggctttctgggaaagCTGTGAGGGGGTGTCCATAGAAATGCTTTCTGCTGACACATGAAGCTCTTGAATTCCAAGCCTTAGCCCATGATTATGACTGaagaacctccctccctccagttaaTCAGACATCAAGTTCTTGAATCATAGGGAGATTATTTCTTCTGGTAGTCTCCTTTGAATGAGAGAGAGCCATTGGTATTACCTTGGCTTGATGATTAGAAGACGGTTTAATGATTCGGGAAGATGGAGACCCATTTGAAGAATGAGGTCTAATGGCAGGACTTCGCCTATCAATATCATCTGCCAGTTCTTCTTGATAGATTGGATTGGCAAAGGAAACTCGTCGGCTCTGTCCAGAAAAGAAACAGATGAAATGCCCCAATAGTAATGGGAATTTAAGTTCCATAGATTTAGAAATATTAACTTGCTTCCAAGATGCCTCAAAGTAATTGAGGCCCTTCTTGGGAGGCCCTTCATGTCTGATAGCGTGGAAGCCCTTTTCGTTTCTCACTTGACTGCAGCTAACCGGCATGGCAACCAATTCAAATGGCCAGCTTCTTCATGCCAAAGAGAGACTCTCTCTCTGAGACACGCATACTCTTGGGAATTTAAGCTACATCAAATCACGGTTGTCAGCGCTTCAGTGTGCACTACTGCGATTGTGGAAGTTACTATGGGATGTGATCTGAGCCTCTAGGTCATTCAGTACATCAGTCACGTCAACAGGTCACTCCCGCAAACTAACAAGAAGCCTCTCCCCTCcaagtttttttaaatattaaaacagcaaCCCAAAAGTGGACAGAGAGACCAGACCAGGCAAGAATGTGAGAATGAAACGCTGTTACGATAAACTACAAAAACAAGCTGCTTTTGTTCACAGGCTCCACACctgtggcatggagagattcccatctccTACCTCTGAAGcggccagccacagttactggggAAATATCacggactaaaactaccagaccgtGACCGCACAGCCTGGGAAACCCGTAACAGCCAGTATCAAAACAAGTGCTGAAATACCTTGTTTGCAGGGGATggagaatcctcttcttcctgtcTTTTTATGCCTCTCTTTAAAATGCTAGTAGAAGGGGAAGCTGACGGAGACCACATACAGCGTGCCTGCACACCATTTGGGCTTTCACTAATCTTGGCCCAAGTCAGAGCATCAAGTTCCTTCACTTTAAGAGGGGAATCTATGTTATTAATTTCTTTGACATCATCTTGTCCCAAGGCTGAAGCTTCAGCCCCTGTCAGTGCTGCTGGAGCATCCGTTTCTACGCTCTCCTCCTCGTCCGTAGCCGTATCTTGAGCTTctacaggagagccagcagaacactCCAAAGTCTTCTCCACTTCATTCTGAACAATGTCAGCTACTGGTTCACTGGCCTTCATTTTCTCAGCGTGGTCCACATCTGCCTCTGTATGACTTCTACCTTCTAGTTGGCTGCTGTGATGAACAGCTCCTTCTACTGTCACAACAGGCTCCGGTATGCTTTCTGAACCTGGATCCGGGGTAATGGATTCCTTTGAAGTGCATTCTATTGAACTCTGCTCTGACGTTTCTCCAGACCCATCAACATAATCGGGAATCTCCACAGCAGGTTGGAAACTTCCGTTTTCGATGTCCTCTGATTCCTTGGGCTCATCTTTCGGTGTGTAATGGCCCGGCAATTCCCCTGTAGCCTCTATACTTCTGCTTGAATTTTCCAGATCAGCAGGATCCCCAGTGGAACTCCGAGGTGTGCTTGTGGCACAAGGCTCCCCACAGGGGTCTTCTGTGGGATGGGACTCTTCAGCAGCAGAACGGAATGAAGCAACCACTGCTGCTTTGCTAGGTGTCTTCTTGGGTTCTTTTGACTTTGGCTCAGGACTGCTTGCTTTTCTCACCTCTGGGGGAGACTTTTCCAAATGTGCAGTTGGCTTTTCACCACAACAATCACAGCCTTTTGATCTCCTCATGCGCTTGCTTCTTTTGTGCAGGCATTCAGGTGCTTCTGAACGTTTTCTGGAGGCAGAAGAGCCATTAGGAACAGCAAGGCAGGCCTCTCCTGAAAGCTCAGCAAGACCACTTGTGCTGCTGGGTGCGTCAGAATCTTGTTGATCAAGAGCTACAGCCATCTGCTTTGTCTTTGAAGCTGGCCCTGAAGTTGGCTTTGCCAACACTTTGACGGCAGTTTGTTCTGCATCTGAAAGGCCACCACAAACGGAAGCATccacggtttgtttagcttccaaaCAGTCATTAGGTGTAGGAATATCCTTCTCTTTCTCAGCATTCTTATCAGGAAGCAAAGCTATGTCCATGCACTCCTTGTGGTTTAATAAGTCTTCCTTCCCCACTAAAGAGGCTTGGATTTCATTTGCAGTTTCTTGTGAATGAAGCTCCTGGCTTTGGCTTTCCAACTCTTCCTTCACTTGGCTTTCAAGAGAACTGCTAGTGACTTTCCATCTTCCTGACCTTTTCCTCTTGCTTCCTTCTTCTCTAGCCTCAGAGCTCTCAGATTCAGAGTTTTCTATACTGGAAAGCAGCCCTTGGGAGGCCCTTCTCGTCTGATACCGCGGAAGCCCTTTTCGTTTCTCATGGGCGGTATCCGCAGCGAGGTCTTGCAAGTCATCTGTTTCAGGTGAATTACTATCTTCAGATTTTCTAGTATTTACGTTAGCTTCCTCTGGAAGGTTCTTTGAAGCAGAAGGTTCCTTTGTACCTACACCTTCTGTACCACTGCTTCCATGCACAtggctttcttttttatttacgCTTCCTTGTATATCAAGGTTCTTCTCAGGAACAGGTTTCTGCTTGTGTGTGGAATCCTCTTTAGTTTGTGGAGTCTTCTTTGGCAGAGGCTTTTCATCATCTTTATGTCTGTCCTTCTTCTGTTGGCTGTTCTCTTTGTCTTGACTGTCTCCAGCTCCTTCAGTAGTTTCTGGCTTTCGCCTTAAGGAACGCCTTAGTATTTTCTGATTAGGTGTTGTTTGCGGAGTTTGACCTACAGACATGGCATCTCCCAGTACAGTCACCTCTGGAGGAGTATTCTCTTTTGAATCCAAGTTCAGTCCTGCTTTCACATCTGCAACACTGTTCAAAGCATGTTTGTTTTCCATGGTTGTATTTCCAGCTGTTTTCAAATCAGGAGCCTGAGACTGAGCGTCTAACATACACTGAGGCTCTTGTGTTTCCACAAGTAAGTCGCATTCCTCTGTCGGATCACTGGAAGTGGATACTTGCATGTTTTGCTCTTGCTCCGATTCTGTCAACTTTGCTTTTTTATCCTCTGAAAGCTCCACTCTGTTCTGCCTGAGACTTGATTTCCTTATCCCAACAGGACTATCAGACTGCAATTTTGAAGCAGGCTTAGattcttcctttgctttcttgGCTTTAGGGTAAGTCTCCAAAGCATCTATGCTTTCTGAACATGATCTCTTAGACCTTGTGACAGTTTCTTCCATGTGGGGTTTGGAAGTACTCTTACTGGGATTTTCTCTGGAAGAAAGTAGATCCGTACCAACCATGCTGTCCCGGCCATTTAATAAAAGGGAACTTCCAGGCGGTCTAGACCCGTGGTTGAATTTTGAAGGGCTGAAAGGTCTGTCCTCCGTACTATCAAACTTCTCCAAAGTGATGAAGGACTGCCTTCTGCTTACGGGCTGTGGGGTTCCTGAAATGATGTCACCGGAAGAGCTGCTGCTGACACTTGAGCCGCTTTCATTGATAGACTGAACCAATACCGATGGCTCCTCGGGAACTGGGTTAGAGATGCGCAGTTCAGAATCCTCACAATTTACATCTGGACACTGCTTTGCAGAGGCTTGAAGCTGTCCAACAGCTGTagattccattttctccagaagcgCATGTGGTTTGCAGTTTTCAGTAATAAGCAGATCGTTTCCCACTTTTTCAGCCTGCAGTCAAAATAATTCACCTTAACTATTGCAGTGACTGCACTACTTACATCATCACATTTAACATTCTAGTTTTCTACAGGAAGTTCAAGGGTGCATTACCAAGTAACCGCGCATATAGACACTGATGAGACCCAAGACCTAAACCTAACTTCAGAAAtttgcatgttttaaattttagtgtgttcttctgcccttcctccaaagagcagcAACAACCCTGCATGGTAGGTGAGCACTATGTTTCCACTGCCAAGTGTGGATTCAAaaatgggtctcccagatcctaactaTCACACCAACACTGTAGCAGTAGTTTTCAGACTAGCCTTGGCCCATACCACAAAAGCAGCAGCATTTTTAGTGAGAAAAAGAAACTATCACCATTAAAGCTCTTTCAAATATATTAGAAGAACACTCCTCATTGTTAATTATAGATCCTTATACTTTGTTCTGGCAAGATCCTGGAAAACAAGTGTTCCAACTTGTAACTCTTTGCTGTAAATATCTACATCTTGGAAAAGGGGCTTGCTCCAATTTTAAACAATTCCCTCAAATATCCATTGGCACTGGCAGAAGATGCAATCTACTACAGTCCCTAAGGATGCAAGCAGGATCCTGCCCTTACTCAGCCACAGCTGGCCAGAGCATTCAATAAACTGCATCAGTTCTTCAATACTAATAGGCATGCTTTATATGAGATAGCACATGAACACACTGTCAACGCATGCATCTCACTCAAGCAAAAGATTTACCAATCCTTTCCCCATAAGTTCTCCAATAAGATAGTCACATTCTTGAGTTACACTACCAATCCCCAAGGTAAGAACAACACGGGAAGATACCTGAGATATCTCTTTGCCCTCTTCTTCCCCATCTTCTTCCTTAATATCTACCGAGGTTGGTTTCACCCTAAAAAGAAGGCCACTCATTTAAGACGAGAGTTTAAATCattaaagtttacattttaaAGCTCTGCTGGCATCTATTACTTACAAAGAAGTTTCCTGGTCTTGTGTATACTGGGAAAATAAAGCAGTATCTTGGGATGCATCCAGATTATTGTACATAGCAGGAATATCATCTCTGCAAAATAAATATGATAtatatgagggggagggggagggggagagaaggaaagggagggaaagttttttgtaccccactttttactgccagaaggaatctcagagtggcttacgcaATTGACTACTCCTGCGCATGGATTTGGATTTATGGCAGGCCCCACTCTATGAGCTTCTCATAGTGTACCCTGCAGCTGACCTCCCCGAACCATTGGCTGGCCTGGCTTACTGTAGCTCTAGACATTGAAGCGGGTGGCACAtgtgcaaaaacaacaacaaacaaaaaacaaacaaacaaaaacccacaaTTGACTACTCCTtccactccctacaacagacaccctgtggggttgagagagctctgagagaactgtgactggcccaaggccacccagctggctgcatgtagaagaggagaggggaatcaaagctggttctccagattagaggccacggctcttaaccactactggtTCTTAAGGAACAGGccaacaaccctgtaagattTCAAACATTACAAAATACTATAAGCAATGGGAA is a genomic window containing:
- the RIF1 gene encoding telomere-associated protein RIF1 isoform X8, whose protein sequence is MSCADSTTGPGPGPSSSRLLPLLETLEDAAASPGSLTDALLTLTNRLTGEEGKEFAAEVEKCFSQLYKIFKTHIPTENSDLCSAALQALGFCVFNAKIASQLCETEIQELLSIVSSVAVKTSDKNIRTRALWVISKQSFPPEVVGEMVPSIVTMLETVLNKGDLHSLVVEYEALNVIIRLIEQAPSCMEEQAVRWAKLIIPLVVHSAHKVQLRSATALEMGIPLLLQKQQEVAAVTEELMTTKIIPELQKLFSSKNDTYVLKLWPLFVKLLGKTLHRSGSFINSLLQLEELGFRSGSPVVKKIAFIAWKSLIDNFALNPEILCSAKRLKLLMQPLSSIHVRTEALALTKLEVWWYLLMRLGPQLPAHFEQVCVPLIQSTLGLDASLLQGNSSRLSANQSLVTPGSAQKSGAFPFGTPGTPRMVLNSSLGGGAVIPAIQLLGIEMLLHFFLGPEVLTFAKENKVVLSLEPLQCSVVTSPSFFCKHANTFINAIQDGFIAVGKDVSDIVLNAIWKGVIGFVRAAIESGSKKERQSSEVLTMLLQALRTVVMSNELPVLKSLALIEITIKELPPKVLGSPAYQVANMDLLNGTPALFLIQLSFRKDLLECCVRDERFFLNYESLVSSALSGPTSPLAFSESVFVVVNQSAAYLENKEHLWRIWSIVVNPLTEWINQTNEVNQGDALEHNFSAIYSVLLLPVSHIFPASDFPQPTMKSLLRSWSELYKAFARCASLVATAEDNLCCEELCAKIISELDKTQVNRSMLDGLSHVTSIMVDCINFAPYGAKSQPPNKSPQTPSDWSKKKKDPLGKLSSLIRLVALLINSAHILWSKESSPEKLVPVAASVVSILQNIMSHISLPSIISSVLGIITKPLAVFYENARFTDGCKASNTLSCKFEKLWMETISCLQSHYTGSFDSQLLQELSPILCVMFTNKNKQIRSQAAQFWNATFGKVTTLMYPEELKSILCHAKQKVLLLLPGFESTEIMGESNGTYSDSTENSQWDTKISGIEVKSGGKRDSLLAQSGERRERKDHISPAKTKLEFSLPKTNGKDVILEEENTVDFVFIPPETKERVLTEHQKEVLQTKRDDIPAMYNNLDASQDTALFSQYTQDQETSLVKPTSVDIKEEDGEEEGKEISQAEKVGNDLLITENCKPHALLEKMESTAVGQLQASAKQCPDVNCEDSELRISNPVPEEPSVLVQSINESGSSVSSSSSGDIISGTPQPVSRRQSFITLEKFDSTEDRPFSPSKFNHGSRPPGSSLLLNGRDSMVGTDLLSSRENPSKSTSKPHMEETVTRSKRSCSESIDALETYPKAKKAKEESKPASKLQSDSPVGIRKSSLRQNRVELSEDKKAKLTESEQEQNMQVSTSSDPTEECDLLVETQEPQCMLDAQSQAPDLKTAGNTTMENKHALNSVADVKAGLNLDSKENTPPEVTVLGDAMSVGQTPQTTPNQKILRRSLRRKPETTEGAGDSQDKENSQQKKDRHKDDEKPLPKKTPQTKEDSTHKQKPVPEKNLDIQGSVNKKESHVHGSSGTEGVGTKEPSASKNLPEEANVNTRKSEDSNSPETDDLQDLAADTAHEKRKGLPRYQTRRASQGLLSSIENSESESSEAREEGSKRKRSGRWKVTSSSLESQVKEELESQSQELHSQETANEIQASLVGKEDLLNHKECMDIALLPDKNAEKEKDIPTPNDCLEAKQTVDASVCGGLSDAEQTAVKVLAKPTSGPASKTKQMAVALDQQDSDAPSSTSGLAELSGEACLAVPNGSSASRKRSEAPECLHKRSKRMRRSKGCDCCGEKPTAHLEKSPPEVRKASSPEPKSKEPKKTPSKAAVVASFRSAAEESHPTEDPCGEPCATSTPRSSTGDPADLENSSRSIEATGELPGHYTPKDEPKESEDIENGSFQPAVEIPDYVDGSGETSEQSSIECTSKESITPDPGSESIPEPVVTVEGAVHHSSQLEGRSHTEADVDHAEKMKASEPVADIVQNEVEKTLECSAGSPVEAQDTATDEEESVETDAPAALTGAEASALGQDDVKEINNIDSPLKVKELDALTWAKISESPNGVQARCMWSPSASPSTSILKRGIKRQEEEDSPSPANKSRRVSFANPIYQEELADDIDRRSPAIRPHSSNGSPSSRIIKPSSNHQAKINEMVKETLPPPTESIYPALQGCKAPVDTILPQITSNIWARGLGQLIRAKNIRTVGDLSSLTAAEIKTLPIRSPKVFNVRRALKGYHEQQLKYRGFEEIGALEDTEKPVNGTDEKPFSSDEEKVPADLREPATASEDAQPPSDLFSQINVLAAQLTSENLHSYSGSELFEMQEKLHHMTNCIMKNLQSRWRSSSAQESTV